In the genome of Carnobacterium viridans, one region contains:
- a CDS encoding NAD kinase, with amino-acid sequence MKIAVVNNNVEQSLKLAEQFRILCLKNRLQLDDKNPDVVVTIGGDGTLLSAFHRYAHMLDKVRFVGVHTGHLGFYTDWRDYELEDLVASLLKDKGESVSYPLLDVKVTYQGQKEPSHFLSLNESTMKRIDGTMVCDVFIKDELFERFRGDGMCISTPTGSTGYNKSVGGAVIHPRLEALQLTEIAPINNRVFRILGSPLIVARDEWIRIKPLTTEGFVLTIDQLTSSEKNITELTYSIAKERIHFARYRHTHFWSRVEDAFIGAKKKYEI; translated from the coding sequence TTGAAAATAGCAGTAGTTAATAATAATGTTGAGCAATCTTTAAAGCTAGCCGAACAATTTCGGATACTCTGTTTGAAGAACCGTCTTCAGTTAGATGATAAAAATCCAGATGTCGTTGTAACGATTGGTGGAGATGGAACGTTGTTGTCCGCCTTTCATAGGTATGCCCACATGCTTGATAAAGTCCGCTTTGTGGGTGTACATACAGGACATTTAGGCTTTTATACCGATTGGCGAGATTATGAATTAGAAGATCTCGTTGCAAGTTTGCTTAAAGATAAAGGCGAAAGTGTTAGTTATCCTTTACTTGATGTAAAAGTGACGTATCAAGGACAAAAGGAACCTTCTCACTTTTTATCTTTAAATGAATCAACAATGAAACGTATAGACGGGACTATGGTGTGTGATGTCTTTATAAAGGACGAGTTGTTTGAGCGGTTTAGGGGAGATGGGATGTGTATCTCAACGCCTACTGGTTCAACAGGTTACAATAAGTCTGTTGGAGGAGCTGTTATCCATCCACGTCTTGAAGCATTGCAGTTAACTGAAATCGCACCAATTAATAATCGCGTTTTTCGCATCTTAGGATCTCCTTTAATTGTGGCACGAGATGAATGGATCAGAATAAAACCACTTACTACAGAAGGATTTGTTTTAACGATTGACCAGTTAACCTCTTCTGAGAAGAATATTACTGAATTAACTTATAGCATTGCGAAAGAACGCATTCACTTTGCTCGATACAGACACACTCATTTCTGGAGTCGAGTTGAAGATGCTTTTATTGGAGCGAAAAAAAAATATGAAATTTAG
- a CDS encoding RluA family pseudouridine synthase, which yields MKFSWSYDLPTSLQVKSFLKTKGISRSLLAKIKFHGGKIEVNETEVTVRYLLKSKDTVQVTIPDEAPHETTVPIDIPIDIVYEDEHYLVVNKPYGVASVPSQVHPEGTMANRVKGYYVRQNYADQVIHIVTRLDRDTTGLMLFAKHGYAHALMDTKLRAKEITKKYTALIGGQLNKAEHGFIDAPIARTTDSIITRRAHDSGKEALTEYWIKGSFPQATLVDIQLHTGRTHQIRVHFAHIGHPLMGDDLYGGEKNTWITRQALHCRELNFSHPFTNEQINLELNYPEDITQWLHQHEQQEVNS from the coding sequence ATGAAATTTAGTTGGAGTTATGATTTGCCAACTAGTTTACAAGTGAAGTCATTTCTAAAAACAAAAGGAATTTCACGTAGTTTACTAGCAAAAATAAAGTTTCATGGAGGAAAGATTGAAGTCAATGAAACGGAGGTAACGGTACGCTATCTTTTAAAAAGCAAAGATACTGTGCAAGTTACCATCCCTGATGAAGCGCCTCATGAAACAACTGTCCCTATTGATATTCCTATTGATATCGTATACGAAGATGAGCACTATTTGGTTGTAAATAAACCATATGGGGTAGCCTCAGTCCCTTCTCAAGTACATCCTGAAGGAACTATGGCTAATCGCGTCAAGGGCTATTATGTACGTCAAAATTACGCTGATCAGGTTATTCATATTGTGACTAGACTTGACCGTGACACCACAGGCCTTATGTTGTTTGCTAAACATGGATACGCACATGCACTAATGGATACTAAATTAAGAGCTAAAGAAATTACAAAAAAATATACTGCCTTAATCGGTGGGCAGTTGAACAAAGCTGAACATGGATTTATTGATGCGCCAATCGCACGCACCACTGATTCAATTATTACTAGAAGAGCTCATGATTCTGGAAAAGAAGCATTAACTGAATATTGGATCAAAGGATCTTTTCCACAAGCTACTTTAGTTGATATTCAATTGCACACCGGCAGGACCCACCAAATTAGGGTGCATTTTGCCCATATCGGTCATCCATTAATGGGTGATGACTTATATGGTGGTGAAAAAAATACTTGGATAACCAGGCAGGCGTTGCATTGCAGAGAGCTGAACTTTAGTCATCCTTTTACAAATGAACAAATAAATCTTGAACTTAATTACCCAGAAGATATTACCCAATGGCTACATCAACATGAACAGCAAGAGGTTAATAGTTAA
- the mgtE gene encoding magnesium transporter, whose protein sequence is MEFEEQIEQLKDYLAAQDIILFRERFLELHVYEQSQVYLSLSDNERLDLYNFLSPKEMADMFEVLEEEEESVEKYLEEMNPQYAADMLSEMYRDNAVDMLNQLEPATIKKYLSLMPSEDADGIKKLLNYEDDTAGSIMTTEYVSIFANQTIKSAMAILKKKAPEAETIYYVYVVELNRKLVGVISLRDLIVHEDDEMISDIMGDRLVYVNVNDDQRDVARTMQDYDFLAIPVVDNEERLIGIITIDDIIDVINDEAASDYSGLAGVDVDEKSENPFVVASKRLPWLIILLFLGIGTSTLISNYEEMISEASILAVFISLITGTAGNAGTQSLAVAVRKLADSDDNKRSFRKLILSEIASGLITGVVTGVTIFLAVGLWQQNYILGLVIGIAMLAAITIANLAGSFIPILMERIGFDPAVASGPFITTLTDLTSVLIYFNIAALFMNYLV, encoded by the coding sequence ATGGAATTTGAAGAACAAATAGAACAACTAAAAGATTATTTGGCTGCCCAAGATATCATCTTATTTAGAGAGAGATTTTTAGAATTGCACGTTTACGAACAAAGCCAAGTGTATCTTTCTTTATCCGACAATGAACGATTAGACTTATACAATTTTTTATCTCCTAAAGAAATGGCAGATATGTTTGAAGTCCTTGAGGAAGAGGAAGAGTCAGTTGAAAAATATTTAGAAGAAATGAATCCTCAGTATGCTGCAGATATGTTAAGCGAGATGTACAGAGATAATGCAGTAGACATGTTGAATCAATTAGAACCAGCAACAATCAAAAAATATTTAAGTTTAATGCCTTCAGAAGATGCGGATGGAATTAAAAAATTATTGAATTATGAGGACGATACTGCAGGTTCAATAATGACAACTGAGTATGTTTCAATTTTTGCGAATCAAACAATAAAATCAGCTATGGCCATTTTAAAAAAGAAAGCGCCAGAAGCTGAGACAATCTATTATGTGTACGTGGTAGAACTGAATAGAAAATTAGTGGGCGTAATCTCATTAAGAGATTTAATCGTACATGAAGACGATGAAATGATCTCCGACATCATGGGAGACCGCCTAGTGTACGTCAATGTGAATGATGACCAAAGAGATGTAGCACGTACAATGCAAGACTATGACTTTTTAGCTATTCCAGTAGTAGACAATGAAGAACGATTAATTGGAATCATCACGATTGATGATATTATTGATGTCATTAATGATGAAGCCGCCAGCGATTACTCTGGGTTGGCTGGGGTCGATGTAGATGAAAAATCTGAAAATCCATTTGTTGTCGCTTCAAAAAGACTTCCATGGTTAATCATATTATTATTCCTTGGCATAGGCACATCTACTTTAATTAGCAATTATGAAGAAATGATTAGTGAGGCAAGCATTTTAGCTGTTTTTATCTCGTTAATCACAGGAACTGCGGGTAATGCAGGAACCCAATCATTAGCTGTAGCGGTCCGTAAATTAGCAGACAGCGATGATAACAAGAGAAGTTTTAGAAAATTGATTTTGAGTGAAATAGCATCTGGTTTAATTACCGGTGTGGTGACGGGAGTTACGATTTTTTTAGCAGTAGGACTATGGCAACAAAATTACATTTTAGGATTAGTAATTGGTATTGCAATGCTGGCGGCTATCACAATCGCCAACCTTGCGGGTAGTTTTATACCTATCTTAATGGAAAGAATAGGATTTGATCCGGCAGTGGCTAGTGGCCCTTTTATCACGACACTCACAGATTTAACTAGTGTGCTGATATACTTTAATATTGCTGCATTATTTATGAATTATTTAGTCTAG
- a CDS encoding ComEC/Rec2 family competence protein: MANRKKKKITKKQKEQRTKLISAGVVLLLVFFMGLFLGENKQSDLSLSGKIEQFKEELITIFQPEEKEEVNETKNQETTIRFLDANQGSATLIQAKDGTTILIDSGRYEDKDKKIIQQLDEYIGTGGTIDLLIFTHNDSDHIGYGDLIINYYDVKEVWMNGNDATSKIYERVLDAVDASNAVYTEPKTGEKHQVGPFQIDVLSPDEQSDNDQNDDSIVTKITVNQVSGLFSGDASQSIEKDIVESGADVTADFILMGHHGSDTSTGEEWIQASQPEFAVFSAGENNSYGHPGEEAIGRLQKLAIPVYGTIEYGTITLTVHEDGTYSIQTEKGENPDEDGA, encoded by the coding sequence GTGGCAAATAGAAAGAAAAAAAAGATCACAAAAAAACAAAAAGAACAAAGAACAAAATTAATTTCCGCCGGTGTCGTACTCTTGTTGGTTTTCTTCATGGGATTATTTCTAGGAGAAAATAAACAGTCTGATCTTTCTTTAAGTGGTAAAATAGAGCAGTTTAAAGAAGAACTGATCACAATTTTTCAGCCAGAAGAAAAAGAAGAAGTAAATGAGACAAAAAATCAAGAAACAACAATCCGTTTTTTAGATGCAAATCAAGGATCAGCAACTCTTATTCAAGCCAAGGACGGCACAACTATTTTAATAGATAGTGGACGTTATGAAGACAAAGATAAGAAAATTATTCAACAGCTGGATGAATATATTGGAACAGGCGGAACGATTGATCTTCTTATATTCACTCACAATGATTCAGATCATATTGGGTATGGAGATCTTATTATCAATTATTATGATGTAAAAGAAGTCTGGATGAATGGAAATGATGCAACCAGTAAAATTTACGAGCGGGTATTAGATGCTGTAGATGCAAGTAACGCAGTCTACACTGAACCTAAAACTGGTGAAAAACATCAAGTAGGGCCTTTTCAAATCGATGTACTCAGTCCTGATGAGCAGTCAGATAATGACCAAAATGATGATTCGATCGTAACCAAAATTACGGTTAATCAAGTAAGTGGATTATTCAGTGGGGATGCTTCTCAAAGTATTGAAAAAGATATTGTTGAATCTGGAGCAGATGTAACAGCTGATTTCATTTTAATGGGACATCATGGATCAGACACTAGTACTGGCGAAGAATGGATTCAGGCAAGTCAACCCGAGTTTGCAGTTTTTTCAGCAGGAGAAAACAATAGCTATGGACATCCTGGGGAAGAAGCGATTGGCAGATTACAAAAACTAGCTATTCCGGTTTATGGAACAATCGAATATGGTACGATTACTTTAACGGTTCATGAAGATGGAACTTATAGTATTCAAACTGAAAAGGGAGAGAATCCTGATGAAGATGGTGCTTGA
- a CDS encoding DUF3006 domain-containing protein has protein sequence MVLEEIEGELARFVPDEGPLVLVKKNCLPENYHLGELYEVSIEGERVIAIKPLKKETEERLAKMKQKRAKLLNKKR, from the coding sequence ATGGTGCTTGAAGAAATAGAAGGTGAACTGGCTCGTTTCGTACCTGATGAAGGGCCCTTGGTTCTTGTGAAAAAGAATTGCTTACCAGAAAATTATCACCTTGGCGAGTTGTATGAAGTGTCTATAGAAGGTGAACGAGTTATTGCTATTAAACCTTTAAAAAAAGAAACAGAGGAAAGGCTTGCTAAGATGAAGCAAAAGAGAGCAAAACTTTTAAATAAAAAGCGATAA
- a CDS encoding GNAT family N-acetyltransferase, producing MEFIWTTDLSSNNYKDAVKIRNKVFVEEQLVPPELEIDDLEDQTQHVIGYLENKAVSTARIYKKNTSTFKIQRVAVLMDFRKMNLGHELMLEIERFARTKKFNTLMLDAQDHALTFYEKLGYQVEGEGFMDAGIPHHLMSKKLD from the coding sequence ATGGAATTTATTTGGACAACAGACTTAAGCTCTAACAATTATAAAGATGCTGTAAAAATCAGAAATAAAGTATTTGTAGAAGAACAACTTGTTCCTCCAGAATTAGAAATTGATGACTTAGAAGATCAAACTCAGCATGTCATCGGTTATTTAGAAAACAAAGCCGTTTCTACAGCAAGAATCTACAAAAAAAACACAAGTACATTCAAAATCCAACGAGTGGCTGTTTTAATGGACTTTCGTAAAATGAATTTAGGTCATGAACTAATGCTAGAAATAGAACGGTTTGCTAGAACAAAGAAATTTAATACACTCATGCTTGATGCACAAGACCATGCCTTAACTTTTTATGAAAAATTAGGTTATCAAGTTGAAGGTGAAGGTTTTATGGATGCGGGCATCCCTCATCATTTGATGAGTAAAAAGCTGGATTAA
- a CDS encoding M42 family metallopeptidase, translating to MNEKTIQLVEKLTTIPSPTGNTYEIIAFIENYLKQIGYEAKKTNKGSLMVTVKGINHQKQRFVTAHVDTLGAMVRAIKPNGRLKLDLIGGFRYNAIEGEYCTIHTANRNISGTILMHQTSVHVYKDAGTAERNQDNMEVRIDEKVHTKEETKDLGISIGDFISFDPRTEITANGYIKSRHLDDKVSVAILLQFLKKISNEKINLPYTTHFYISTNEEIGYGGNSNISDKVVEYLAVDMGAMGDDQQTDEYSVSICVKDGSGPYHYEMRKKLTQICEDKGIPYQLDIYPFYGSDASAAMKAGADVRHALVGAGIEASHAYERTHEESIIATEQLIEQYLMSSMQD from the coding sequence ATGAATGAAAAAACGATTCAGCTGGTTGAAAAATTAACAACAATCCCTTCTCCAACAGGGAATACGTATGAAATTATTGCCTTTATCGAAAACTATTTAAAACAAATAGGATATGAAGCAAAAAAAACAAATAAAGGCAGTTTAATGGTTACCGTAAAAGGAATAAACCATCAAAAACAACGGTTTGTAACAGCTCATGTGGATACATTAGGAGCGATGGTAAGAGCAATCAAACCAAATGGACGACTTAAATTAGATTTAATTGGTGGATTTCGTTATAACGCTATTGAAGGTGAGTATTGTACGATACATACAGCTAATAGGAATATATCGGGTACGATTCTGATGCACCAAACTAGTGTCCACGTTTATAAAGATGCAGGAACTGCGGAGAGAAATCAAGATAATATGGAAGTTCGGATCGATGAAAAAGTACACACTAAAGAGGAAACAAAAGATCTTGGTATTTCTATAGGAGATTTTATTAGTTTTGATCCTAGAACTGAGATTACAGCTAACGGCTATATTAAATCGCGTCATCTAGATGACAAAGTAAGCGTAGCTATATTACTGCAATTTTTAAAAAAAATAAGCAATGAAAAAATAAATCTGCCATATACAACTCATTTTTATATTTCGACGAATGAAGAAATTGGGTATGGTGGGAATTCGAATATTTCTGATAAAGTGGTCGAATATTTAGCGGTTGACATGGGTGCAATGGGAGATGACCAACAAACAGACGAATACTCTGTATCTATATGTGTCAAAGATGGAAGTGGTCCTTATCATTATGAAATGAGGAAAAAACTAACTCAAATTTGTGAAGATAAAGGAATTCCTTACCAACTCGATATTTATCCTTTTTACGGGAGTGATGCATCTGCAGCTATGAAAGCTGGTGCGGACGTTCGTCATGCATTAGTAGGCGCAGGAATCGAAGCTAGCCATGCTTATGAAAGAACCCATGAGGAATCAATCATAGCAACAGAACAATTGATTGAGCAGTATCTAATGAGCAGTATGCAAGATTAA
- a CDS encoding AI-2E family transporter — translation MDYFKKSKLMFWTVWLLVSATLIFMSTKIEFIFQPLTTFVSTLFTPLIVAGFLYYLLNPVIGQLEKIKIKRNYGIIIVFLLFLSFVAFLAVSVIPNLLEQVGQLITSIPSFLKTLEDFSNELLQGPMLENFDLEKSLGTMDLSIENIANTIFTTLTASVGTLVGALTNTTIVIFTVPIILFYMFKDGKHFRPAVAKFFPKEYRGQMIELLGQMNETIASYISGQALVCLFVAIFTYLGYLITGMPYGLLLGIIAGVTNIIPYIGPYIGAAPAVFIALTISPTQALLVALVVLVVQQIDSAFISPNVIGKTLSIHPLTIIVLLLVAGNIAGILGMILGVPTYAVVKTVVVYLRDMFMIRKKHAST, via the coding sequence ATGGATTACTTTAAAAAATCAAAATTAATGTTTTGGACAGTTTGGTTATTAGTCAGTGCAACATTAATCTTTATGAGCACTAAAATCGAGTTTATTTTTCAACCATTGACAACATTTGTTTCGACATTGTTTACACCGCTTATTGTTGCAGGTTTTTTATATTACTTATTAAATCCAGTAATTGGCCAATTAGAAAAAATCAAAATCAAACGAAACTATGGAATCATCATCGTTTTTCTTTTATTCCTTAGTTTTGTAGCATTTTTAGCTGTTTCAGTTATTCCTAATTTATTAGAACAAGTTGGACAATTAATTACGAGCATACCGTCGTTTTTAAAAACATTAGAAGATTTTTCTAATGAACTTTTACAAGGACCAATGCTTGAAAACTTCGACTTAGAAAAAAGTTTAGGTACTATGGATCTCTCCATTGAAAATATCGCTAATACGATTTTCACAACATTGACTGCAAGTGTTGGAACTTTAGTAGGCGCATTGACGAACACTACAATCGTCATTTTCACTGTGCCAATCATCTTATTTTATATGTTTAAAGATGGAAAACACTTTCGACCAGCGGTGGCTAAATTTTTTCCAAAAGAATATAGAGGTCAAATGATTGAATTATTAGGCCAAATGAATGAAACCATTGCTTCATATATTAGTGGTCAAGCTTTAGTTTGTTTATTTGTAGCAATATTTACTTATTTAGGCTATTTGATTACAGGAATGCCTTATGGATTATTGTTAGGGATCATTGCAGGCGTTACAAATATTATTCCTTATATCGGTCCTTATATTGGGGCAGCCCCAGCAGTCTTTATTGCTTTAACGATTTCTCCAACACAAGCTCTGCTAGTAGCGCTCGTAGTATTAGTGGTGCAACAGATTGACAGTGCATTTATTTCACCAAATGTGATTGGGAAAACATTATCAATCCATCCATTAACGATTATCGTCTTATTGTTGGTTGCAGGGAACATTGCTGGAATACTTGGAATGATCTTAGGAGTTCCAACATATGCAGTCGTTAAGACGGTTGTTGTCTATTTAAGAGATATGTTTATGATTAGAAAAAAACATGCTTCAACTTAA